The following are from one region of the Silene latifolia isolate original U9 population chromosome 9, ASM4854445v1, whole genome shotgun sequence genome:
- the LOC141601779 gene encoding uncharacterized protein LOC141601779 — protein sequence MRPLLDPIVIPKHAFTATLAVQQGLATVDNICKRGMVLVNRCTLCYSAAENTPHLFFVCPFSNGLMQEVLVWQGVTRRVLSLKHELYKLALCRGQLWKKKLAYCALAATIHHIWQERNIRIFNGARRTPAQILARIKYEVCVRFYAWNRGVDTEQLLSLLIG from the coding sequence ATGCGTCCCCTTCTTGACCCCATTGTTATTCCTAAGCATGCTTTCACTGCCACTTTGGCTGTCCAGCAGGGGCTTGCTACGGTGGACAATATTTGCAAGCGGGGAATGGTCTTAGTGAACAGGTGTACCCTCTGCTACAGTGCAGCTGAGAATACTCCACATCTATTCTTTGTCTGTCCTTTCTCAAATGGACTTATGCAGGAGGTGTTGGTTTGGCAAGGAGTTACTAGACGGGTTCTGAGCTTGAAGCACGAGCTTTATAAGCTGGCTCTCTGTCGTGGGCAGCTGTGGAAAAAGAAGTTAGCTTATTGTGCGCTTGCTGCTACCATTCATCACATTTGGCAGGAGCGCAATATCAGGATTTTTAACGGTGCGAGGCGTACGCCTGCTCAGATTCTAGCTAGGATAAAATATGAGGTGTGTGTGCGTTTTTATGCCTGGAATCGTGGGGTTGATACTGAACAACTCCTTAGCTTGCTCATAGGTTGA
- the LOC141601778 gene encoding uncharacterized protein LOC141601778: MDAIQTDSWNVNGYPLVFKPWSPTVAEELAELTTVPIWVLFPNLDPCFWSQSALSKVASFVGRPICADEPTTLKSKIAFARILVEVDLSKELPKVMTLHTPYRGIVLQKIAYKWVPHFCHTCKKIGHTQDRCNRNKPKQVYKVKDPVVPVHAAASQDKAASSGSPANNGSQKSTSITPTDTVVTTLTNKYSVLAEEALVIVNLDVEHETIRFRLEIGSVVEIEPGGATDRLVLWDSLRQLSVGLALPWVCLGDFNVSLNADERVGCVLHERDMLEFRDCLADCALSDHPYTRGWFLQISSSTVAFLPAGVSDHAFIVLTIPYNNIRPRSFKYLTCWALSHGFKQLVADQWNRHVPGTKIFSLFSKLRGLRGPLKSVHAAAFSGITKRVAEAKAELTQCQFALQISPLNQLLLAKEKALTLSYLTIKAAKMKILAQKAKIQHLTLSDTNTRYFYTSIAARRSRNTIGIIEDAHGHICRGRLRKSEKLFLPSIGIKALGWMVIHQAFTDAVQKFFRHGKMPRSANSTLIALIPKNETPRTVKDFRPISCCTVFYKVVSKILANRLKTVLGDLVGLEQAAFIEGRDLFDNSMLAHELAFKYHRSLLTPRCILKVDIQKAFDSVNWSFLANCLHGFGFSAKFSAWILACVTSSHFSLNVNGFPTGFFPAWSGLRVNPMKSQLYFGGVSPTVKQLILFTTGYVEGEFPVRYLGIPLFGARLTQIMFIPMMDKIRSKISHWANNLLSYAGKVALINSVIFGIQNFWGASILLPKGIAKKIHKICKDFLWGIEDEKRRFVFKSWDSLCKPGREGGVDIKEILSWNKSQMMSWIKKLETNTPNVWVQWIVGTIDHAKNLLCKPDYKQQIYNLLRQKGSVLPMHKTVGDSLNYPKHKIIGLLAIQNKLPTLDNLSRRGLQLANRCVLSLLHFDPVATLRYCCIMSYKCCFRVYATLNEVLHKVLLH; this comes from the exons ATGGATGCTATACAGACAGATTCCTGGAATGTGAATGGCTACCCATTGGTTTTCAAACCCTGGTCTCCCACGGTGGCTGAGGAACTGGCTGAACTGACCACTGTCCCTATCTGGGTTTTGTTCCCAAATCTAGACCCTTGTTTTTGGTCCCAGTCTGCACTTAGTAAGGTTGCCAGCTTCGTTGGTAGGCCCATTTGTGCAGATGAACCAACCACACTCAAGAGTAAGATTGCTTTTGCAAGGATTTTGGTTGAAGTGGATCTTTCTAAGGAATTACCAAAAGTTATGACACTTCACACTCCTTATAGGGGTATTGTTCTTCAAAAGATTGCATATAAATGGGTGCCACATTTTTGCCATACCTGTAAAAAAATTGGCCACACTCAGGATAGATGCAACAGGAATAAGCCAAAGCAGGTTTATAAGGTTAAGGACCCTGTTGTCCCTGTTCATGCTGCTGCCTCACAGGATAAAGCAGCCTCTAGTGGTTCACCTGCTAACAACGGATCTCAAAAAAGTACTTCAATTACCCCAACTGATACTGTTGTTACTACTCTTACAAACAAGTATTCAGTTTTAGCTGAGGAGGCTCTTGTTATTGTTAATCTTGATGTGGAGCATGAGACTATTCGTTTTAGATTAGAAATTGGCAGTGTTGTGGAGATTGAGCCTGGAgg GGCAACTGATAGGTTGGTGTTATGGGATAGCTTGAGACAACTCTCTGTGGGACTTGCTCTACCCTGGGTTTGTCTTGGAGACTTCAATGTTTCTCTAAATGCTGATGAGAGAGTTGGGTGTGTCCTTCATGAAAGGGATATGTTGGAGTTTAGAGACTGTCTTGCAGATTGTGCTCTTTCTGATCACCCTTACACTCGGGG TTGGTTTCTACAAATATCTTCTTCAACTGTGGCATTCCTACCTGCTGGTGTATCTGATCATGCTTTTATTGTCCTCACTATCCCTTATAATAACATCAGGCCTAGGTCTTTTAAATATCTTACTTGTTGGGCCCTCTCTCATGGGTTTAAACAGTTGGTTGCTGATCAGTGGAATAGACATGTGCCTGGTACTAAAATCTTCTCTTTGTTCTCTAAATTAAGGGGGCTGAGGGGACCTCTGAAGTCCGTCCATGCTGCTGCGTTCTCTGGAATAACTAAGAGGGTGGCTGAAGCTAAGGCTGAATTGACTCAGTGTCAGTTTGCTCTTCAAATCTCTCCCCTCAATCAACTTCTTTTGGCTAAAGAGAAAGCTCTTACTCTTTCTTACCTCACTATTAAGGCTGCTAAAATGAAAATTCTGGCTCAAAAGGCTAAGATTCAGCATCTTACTCTCAGTGACACTAATACTAGGTACTTTTATACTAGTATTGCTGCTAGGAGAAGTAGGAATACTATTGGTATTATTGAGGATGCTCATGGTCATATTTGTAGGGGCAGACTGAG GAAATCAGAGAAGCTCTTTCTTCCATCAATAGGCATAAAAGCCCTAGGGTGGATGGTTATTCATCAGGCTTTCACTGATGCTGTTCAGAAGTTCTTCAGACATGGTAAGATGCCTCGTTCTGCAAATTCTACTCTCATTGCTTTGATCCCAAAAAATGAGACTCCTAGGACTGTTAAAGACTTCCGGCCAATCTCCTGTTGTACTGTCTTTTACAAAGTGGTCAGCAAAATCTTGGCTAATAGATTAAAGACTGTGTTGGGGGATTTGGTTGGTCTGGAACAAGCTGCGTTTATTGAGGGGAGAGATCTCTTTGATAACTCTATGTTAGCTCATGAATTGGCTTTTAAATATCATAGGAGTCTTCTCACTCCTAGGTGTATTCTCAAAGTGGATATACAAAAGGCCTTTGACTCTGTTAATTGGTCTTTTTTGGCCAATTGTTTACATGGCTTTGGTTTCTCTGCAAAATTTTCTGCCTGGATCCTTGCTTGTGTTACCTCCTCTCACTTCTCCCTCAATGTAAATGGCTTTCCCACTGGTTTTTTCCCTG CTTGGTCTGGGCTTAGAGTCAATCCTATGAAATCTCAACTATATTTTGGAGGAGTCTCACCAACTGTGAAGCAGCTAATCCTCTTTACTACTGGCTATGTTGAGGGGGAGTTTCCAGTCAGGTATCTTGGCATCCCTTTATTTGGAGCAAGGCTTACTCAAATAATGTTTATTCCCATGATGGATAAAATTCGAAGCAAGATTTCACATTGGGCTAATAACCTTCTGAGTTATGCTGGCAAAGTTGCTCTTATTAACTCAGTAATTTTTGGGATACAAAATTTTTGGGGAGCTAGTATCTTATTACCAAAAGGGATTGCTAAGAAGATCCATAAGATTTGCAAGGATTTCCTTTGGGGGATAGAAGATGAGAAAAGAAGATTTGTCTTTAAAAGCTGGGATAGTCTTTGTAAGCCTGGCAGGGAAGGAGGAGTGGATATTAAGGAGATTCTGAGTTGGAATAAGTCACAAATGATGTCTTGGATAAAGAAACTTGAAACTAATACTCCTAATGTATGGGTGCAATGG ATAGTAGGTACCATTGATCATGCTAAAAACTTGCTTTGTAAACCTGACTATAAGCAGCAGATTTATAATTTGCTAAGGCAGAAAGGGTCTGTTCTTCCTATGCATAAAACTGTGGGAGACTCTCTCAACTACCCAAAGCATAAAATCATTGGCCTTCTTGCAATACAGAATAAGCTCCCAACTCTGGATAACTTGAGCAGAAGAGGTCTGCAATTAGCCAACAGATGTGTGCTGTCACTACTACATTTTGATCCTGTAGCAACACTTCGCTATTGTTGCATAATGTCGTATAAATGTTGCtttagagtttatgcaacacttaatGAAGTGCTACATAAAGTCTTGTTGCATTAG
- the LOC141601780 gene encoding uncharacterized protein LOC141601780, giving the protein MKIGVWNIRGMNKLLKQSEVISVFNKYHLDIMGIVETRIRNKNALSIQRRKFKQFFILDNYSSHLNGRIWIIWKDSSLNVQVLNTSSQWIHLSLTHGSHVVEATFVYGFNHPAQRLPLWDFLVSNVGCTNPWIVLGDVNCVRTTEERISSDPPNAAAMAEFNEAIANAGLAEVRTQGCCFTWTNKQDYADRKWVRLDRALVNASWLLAFPDSYAEALTAGISDHSPLVITLEASAPPKNSSFKYLNVWSQDQKFLPLVRAEWGTYIKGCAMYKLVQHLRRLKGNLRGLHREHYANITVKVKNLQQQLQTCQEKLQLDPHNRALCQEEENLSKDYCKIRTIELSIIFQRAKDFEIKMGDASTTYFSSKVAARRNSSNIRKVVDTQGSCLPLLSRIFPRLF; this is encoded by the coding sequence ATGAAAATTGGGGTCTGGAATATTAGGGGAATGAATAAGCTTTTGAAGCAATCAGAGGTTATTTCTGTTTTTAATAAATATCACTTAGATATTATGGGTATTGTAGAAACTAGAATCAGGAATAAGAACGCCCTCTCTATTCAGAGAAGGAAGTTTAAACAATTTTTTATTTTGGATAATTACTCTTCTCACCTAAATGGTAGGATCTGGATTATTTGGAAGGACTCCTCTCTAAATGTTCAGGTACTAAACACCAGCAGTCAGTGGATTCACCTCTCTCTCACTCATGGGTCTCATGTTGTCGAAGCTACTTTTGTGTATGGGTTTAATCACCCTGCTCAGAGATTACCTCTCTGGGATTTTTTGGTTAGTAATGTTGGCTGTACCAATCCTTGGATTGTCCTAGGGGATGTGAATTGTGTGCGTACTACTGAGGAAAGAATCAGTTCTGACCCCCCCAATGCTGCTGCCATGGCTGAATTTAATGAAGCTATTGCTAATGCGGGCCTTGCTGAGGTTAGAACTCAGGGGTGCTGTTTTACATGGACTAATAAGCAGGATTACGCGGATAGAAAATGGGTTAGACTTGATAGGGCTTTGGTTAATGCTTCGTGGTTACTGGCTTTCCCTGATTCTTATGCCGAGGCACTTACTGCAGGAATTTCTGACCACTCCCCATTGGTCATTACTCTTGAAGCAAGTGCCCCTCCTAAGAACTCCTCCTTCAAATACCTCAATGTTTGGAGCCAGGATCAGAAATTCCTACCGCTCGTTCGTGCTGAATGGGGGACTTACATTAAGGGATGTGCCATGTATAAGTTGGTCCAACATCTCAGACGGCTAAAAGGAAACTTGCGAGGTTTGCATAGGGAACACTATGCTAACATTACTGTTAAGGTGAAAAATTTGCAGCAGCAGCTTCAAACTTGCCAGGAAAAGCTCCAACTTGACCCTCATAATAGAGCTCTTTGCCAGGAAGAGGAGAACCTCAGTAAGGATTATTGTAAAATTCGAACTATTGAACTGAGTATTATTTTTCAAAGAGCTAAGGACTTTGAAATTAAGATGGGTGATGCTAGTACAACATATTTTTCTTCTAAGGTAGCTGCTAGAAGAAATTCTTCTAACATAAGGAAAGTTGTGGACACTCAGGGAAGCTGTTTGCCTTTGCTTTCCCGGATATTTCCAAGGCTTTTTTAG